The sequence below is a genomic window from Vidua macroura isolate BioBank_ID:100142 chromosome 10, ASM2450914v1, whole genome shotgun sequence.
tatttttttgcAGGTATTTTGCCAGAATCTGGGTAATACAAGGCCTAGAAACTTCTCATTGGCCAGgcaaataaaaaaggatcaAACAAAGTAAAAACAAGTTAACAAAAGgttaaaacaaaagtaaaaaccCAGAACAAAATGATGATCTTTGCACCAATGAAAGCACCTTGTAAGGCAGATGAATAAATATGAGGAGaacaaggaaataataaaaatattcatcaaAAGCCATGGCTCATAAAGCATTGTCAGGAGGTTTGCGTGCATGGTGGGAACGGAGAGCTTTGAGGAAGGGCCTGGCAGAAACCAATGAAATGGGGCTGTAAATGTCTGTAAATGTCTGTAAATGTCTGTAGGTCACTCCGAGCCCGAGGGGAGGCTGAGagcaaccccaaaaaccccggGGAAATCCGATAAGGAACCCAAAAACCCCGGGGAAATCTGATAAGGAGACCACGGGAGCCGCAGTGCCCTTGGCGCTCGTGGggaaggacaggacagggagaaagctctgctgggcacaggcagggaggggacacacaggtgacagggCTGAGGGGACTCGTGTCAGCCAAGTGCCACAAACACGTCGGGGACGGGCAGGAGCAGTGGAACGGAATTTTGGAGAAACTGAAGCACAAGGAACGCTCAGTTTGCTAAAACCCCCCTGCCTTCAGAATGTGTCTGGGCTCCTTGCTGTCCGTGAATTTCCATTTGCAAGTGGTCCCTGCAGTGTGGTGTGTGCTGAGGGCCTCCACCCTCCCGAATTTACATCCCAAATTACAGGCAGTTGGTTAATCCAGGCTGTGGGATCTGAGGAGATGGATGTCCAGAATCCAAACGGGATACCTGAGCTAATTAAAGTGGAGGAAGCCTGATTGTAGCAGCACAGAACTCAGCACGGCCCATTTACCTGGGGAGAAAAACCTGTTTAATGTGCACACAGCACTTCAAAGTGGTGCTGTCTCCTTTGCAGCACCTAGAACTTGTTTGACACAGGAAAATCCCTCCTTTGGTTCAGTTACTTGTCCGAAATGAGCACAGAGACATTTTGAGACCAGTTATCAGAGACATTAGCACCAGTTATCTGAGACTGGAGGAGCCTtgtcctgccttccttagcacaCTTCTCCTGGATTCTAAATTATTGGCCTGTTGTCTCCCAGGCAAAGCAGGAGGGAGTGCTGCTATCCAAATTATTCTGCTGCTCCACGCCTTCCCTTAAAATGGCATTTCATCCCCATTTCACCCCACTGGACCCATGTTCAGTGAGCTCCATGAGTTATTCCTGAACTCAGAAACCTCAATGTGGCTTCAAACCACAGGGATCTTATCAAGGAATGGGCAACAGGACAGGTCCCATCCTGTGGGTCTGTCAGCTTTTAAATGGTGCCATCCAAACACATCTCCCTGGGAAGGGTCCTGCAGGCTTTGGGGTTCAGATCCTTCTCTTTTTGTGTTCCACTCGTTTTGTCACATTGACTCTTCTGTCAGCACAAAGGATCAGGGACAGCAAATTCTTTAAGGAATAGGAGCAGACACTGAAGGATTTGAGAACACAGCagttaaaaatgcaaaacagcagGGTGAGCCAATGAAAACCCAattttgaagcaaaataaacagctgACCCCAACAAACATCTGACCCCAACAAACATCTGACCCCAGCTCTTCAAGGACTTTCATCCCATGAAAAGCTTTTAGCTCCCAGACCGCAGCTCCACTGCCTCGGGGCTCTTCAGATTCTGATTTCTCATCATCTCAAACCCTTCAAAAATGCTAAAAGTTTTTTAGTGAGTGGTCTGTAAAAATTCTAAATAGTGAAATAAGCCGAATTTATGCAGGAATAAATTATCCCTGTGCTGTGGGTTGGATTTTAGCACCAGCAGAATTCCTGAAAAACCAAGACAATTCTGCTCATGGTGTTCAGCCAAGCAGCTCAAACACCCCaagagggatggagctggaaacTTTGGAACCTTTGGAAGGCCCTGGGTACTGATTTCACCACGGAACACGTGCTGGGATCAGATACCCAACAATTCCCAGGCTTCCCCCGGGAGCACGGAGCGCGCTGGGGTGAGcctgtgctcagagctgagccccatttcccttcctcttcaCCTTCCCAAGATGTGCTGAGTGCCAGGGAGGTTTTTGCTCCAGCTTTGGAGCAGTGCACTCCATCTCTGTCCCATCCTGAGGGAATGCTCTGCTGATCCAAGCAGGGCGGAAAAGCCCCGGCAGCTCCCGGAGCAGAGGAACCCGTGAAGCCCTGGATTGATGTCCCTTGCCAATGGGACATTTATCTCCGTGGGGATCAGCTTTTTGGGCCTTAGCAGCCTTGCCTTTAAGGGGTGGTCATTTTTCTCTGTCGCACTGaggtttttaattaaactttCAGGCATCTAATTCCTCTGAGAACCCGCACCTCTAAGCCAGCTTGactgatatttattttaaacctttAAAATGATTCCAAAAGGTTGGAGTCTCCTTGGGCAGTTAAAACAGGCCTGCCTtcacttctctgggaaaccaatttttaaatacttgatATCATATAAAGTGAATGGAATTGAGtttattcctttcctttgaAGAATAATGTAAAACATTTCTTCAAGTTGATGTGAGTGTAATTTAGTGTGATTTGATAACCTGCAGAAGGGCCTGTGTGCCTGAGagcttattttcatttttagttgTATGAGCTGGTCTATTTTCTGACTTTATTTCTCCCTTCAGAACTTGCTTCTTGGCTAATTAGAGACCCTGGTGCACCCTCATTAAATCTCTCAGGGCTGTTTCTCCCTGAGGAAGTCCTGAGGCCACAGAACTAAATTCTGCTTCATAACAGACACGTGATCAGATTAGGAGAATTCACCCTATACACATGCAAACGTTTATAAATGTATCGATATGAAATagcacatttttaaacattGAATTGTTTGGCTTGGAAAACCAACATTGATgacttttaaagattttttttagggacAGAAGATGATATTTTCTATTGAGCCCAAATCACCAGAGTGGGCAATGAGAAATTCAGAcatttgctctgcttttagCAAGAGTCTTAGCATGACTCAGGATTTAGCCCCTGGTAATTAATTAGTCTCACTATTAATGACAGCTACTATTGGGAAACTTCCCTTTGTTGACTATTTCAGCAAACCCACCTGATGTATTTTGTCTTTGAATAACCCGTGCATGAGACAACAGGGTACGTCTGGGTGATTTTATTGCTGCTTCACCCTTTTATAACTGGACATTCCTGTCTGTTTATTAGTAAGAATGAAATGTAAACTTCCTACTTCCCACCTACTTCCTTGGTGTaatcctgaaacaaaaaaaaaaccaggagcGCAGGAGGACCCCTACCAGGACTTTTCCAGAGCCCAGGACTGGGAAGTCAGCACAGAACCGATGGGATTCGGCTCTTCCCTGGCTGATCTCCTGTGAGGAGGGCAGCGCAGCAGCGCAGGAACAACGGGAGCAGCACGTGGATCTCTGGGACAATGGGAGGTCACAGCtgcaccctggggacagccctggagccaggctctgcctggggctgggtgaGGAGCTCGTCCTGCTCGCCACCACCTCTCTGCAGGGATTGTTTCCAGAGTGCAGAATCAACTGAGAGTTGAAGCTCTCACCCCACTCTATTTTCAAATAAGAAACACGTCTATTTACATTTATTACAAAACAGCATTTGATCACTGCTGACCAAATTACTTGGCTGGTTtacatcttgaaaaaaaatggattagAATCTTCATTTCATTTAAGCCACTTAAACACTGCTCAcctattttatttccatgtgcTTGACTGCCCCTTTCCCATCATTCAACTTGAATAAACGCAagtcaataataaaaaaaaataataaaatgctaCAGAGTCCTATCTCAGGTATGAGATATCCCATCAGGTATATCAAGTATCTGCAGGTATAACAGTAGAATTTAATATTATCAAAGtcctttataaatatttatgcataAAATATTCCAGTATTCCAGATTTAATCTGTCCAACAAAGAGTCACCAGAAGTGGATGACAGAAATCCTTAAAAGGAGTTGAGTTCCTTCAGGGTGATGAAAGTCTCCTTTGACTTCTTGTACTGCCTGGCAAACGTGGCCACCCTCTGGAGAGCTTCTGCCAGCCCCTCTCCCGTgatggcacagcagggctgcacgTACCAGTTCCTGTCACTGCAGTACTTCTTCATCTTGAGCTTCCTGGTGATCTCCTCAGCGTTCAGAGCTCCAGGCAAATCCTGCTTGTTCGCCAGCACGACCACCGGGACGTTTTTTATGGATTCATTCTTTAAAATGAGCTCAAGTTCCCTCCTGGACTCCTCCAGCCGCCGCTTGTCAGAGCTGTCCGCCACGTACAGCAGCACGCCGGCGTCTTCCAGGAAATTGCTCCAGAgctctctcattttcttctgtccTCCAACATCCCAGAATGTCAGTGTGAAATCTTTCCCTGCTTCAATCATATCCACATTGAAGCCGATCGTTGGCATTGTTATAAAAGCATCGTTGTACCTGAGCTTGTAGAGCAGCGTGGATTTCCCCGCGGAGTCCAGCCCCAGCATCACGACGTTGGCCCCCTTCATTGAGGGCTTGGCGTTCTGGAGGCCCATTTATCCCGGGGAATTCTCTATTCCAGGGAT
It includes:
- the ARL14 gene encoding ADP-ribosylation factor-like protein 14, which encodes MGLQNAKPSMKGANVVMLGLDSAGKSTLLYKLRYNDAFITMPTIGFNVDMIEAGKDFTLTFWDVGGQKKMRELWSNFLEDAGVLLYVADSSDKRRLEESRRELELILKNESIKNVPVVVLANKQDLPGALNAEEITRKLKMKKYCSDRNWYVQPCCAITGEGLAEALQRVATFARQYKKSKETFITLKELNSF